One Lachnospiraceae bacterium C1.1 genomic region harbors:
- a CDS encoding substrate-binding domain-containing protein — MNSGQKEIIRFWIFAALLLMFILIADSAGIGYKRKNMKISVIMDCSDSTIHDELEKGISEEASIQNLDINIEFLPKAYDTDLQKEIIKREIDNGAEALIIVPTDDREIKEWIRDEKFTLPITYIYNDRLDRRNAFSAGFDREKAGKILAENIAVDNADARLVMICRHSDSSEILKIIDTIKEYLPDNRLIVEEYYIQPVIATKLKKIAEDRKKTVVITDGPEATESVVKFSNYYKDWDLGIYSIGSDKMLLKNIEDGLVSGAVEWSDYAIGVRSVKTLMNYSRGFFSAYDIVEDPYFINSENIFDSRVIRKDI, encoded by the coding sequence ATGAATAGCGGACAAAAAGAAATTATAAGATTTTGGATATTTGCGGCTTTATTGCTGATGTTTATTTTGATCGCTGATTCTGCAGGGATAGGTTATAAGAGAAAAAATATGAAGATATCCGTGATCATGGATTGTTCTGACAGCACAATTCATGATGAACTTGAAAAAGGTATCTCAGAAGAAGCTTCAATTCAGAATCTTGATATAAATATAGAATTTCTACCGAAAGCCTATGATACGGATTTACAGAAAGAGATTATAAAAAGAGAAATAGATAATGGTGCGGAAGCACTTATAATTGTACCAACGGACGACAGGGAAATAAAGGAATGGATAAGGGATGAAAAATTTACACTGCCGATAACATATATTTATAATGACAGACTCGACAGAAGAAATGCCTTTTCTGCCGGATTTGACAGGGAAAAAGCTGGAAAGATCCTTGCAGAAAATATAGCTGTGGATAATGCTGATGCCCGGCTGGTTATGATCTGCAGACACAGCGATTCGAGCGAAATATTAAAAATAATAGACACCATAAAGGAATACCTTCCGGATAACCGGTTAATTGTCGAAGAATATTACATCCAGCCTGTGATAGCAACAAAACTTAAAAAAATAGCGGAAGACAGGAAAAAAACTGTTGTTATTACAGATGGACCTGAAGCGACTGAATCGGTTGTAAAATTCAGTAATTATTATAAAGATTGGGATCTGGGTATATATTCCATAGGGTCAGATAAAATGCTCTTAAAGAATATAGAGGATGGACTGGTCAGTGGAGCTGTAGAATGGAGCGACTATGCGATAGGGGTAAGATCTGTGAAGACTCTTATGAATTACTCAAGAGGATTTTTCAGTGCTTATGATATAGTTGAGGATCCATATTTTATAAATTCAGAAAATATTTTTGACAGCAGAGTGATCAGGAAGGATATATAA
- a CDS encoding septum formation initiator family protein — MGRVPAFQRKKHNKLSVLCIIIVMIMLLGVVAYDSFRLQIKQEQYISRINELEKGIEDEKKRTEDLKEFEKYTKTRKYAEEIAEDKLGLVHDGEIVFKPEDEDK; from the coding sequence ATGGGAAGGGTGCCGGCTTTTCAGAGAAAAAAACATAATAAGTTGAGTGTCCTTTGCATTATTATAGTAATGATAATGCTTCTTGGTGTTGTCGCCTATGACAGCTTCAGACTGCAGATCAAGCAGGAGCAGTATATCTCGAGGATCAATGAGCTCGAAAAAGGTATCGAGGACGAAAAAAAGCGCACTGAAGACTTAAAGGAATTTGAGAAATATACAAAAACAAGAAAATACGCCGAGGAGATAGCCGAAGATAAGCTTGGGCTTGTTCACGACGGGGAAATAGTTTTTAAGCCTGAAGATGAAGATAAATGA
- a CDS encoding galactose ABC transporter substrate-binding protein, with protein sequence MKKRLVIFIILLFAVIAVCMLGNYRFDGNKQRSCHIGFLAYDGTDTFISSITEEFREEITEYQKLHKDYNLSLNVMDAMADQNRQDMQAEHLLDLNYDILCVNLVERNKASNIIAMAEKKGVPVIFFNREPVKKDLMRNENLYYEGSDAKESAILQAEIIKDAFDNNKIDKNKDGIVQCAVLEGEIGHQDAVIRSEVVLKSLEESGIKLELLTSAVADWDRDKARMTTYAWMSDSEINKNLEIIISNNDAMALGAIDTLDALGIDSIRVVGIDGINEALKSVERKKLLGTVLCDTSKHAEALMKLVDAVVMHKEKMKDLNLDEGKYYRITLEKVEFNDLSAGLILNP encoded by the coding sequence TTGAAAAAAAGACTGGTGATATTTATCATACTGTTATTTGCGGTTATTGCGGTATGTATGTTAGGAAATTACCGATTTGACGGGAATAAACAGCGCAGCTGTCATATAGGATTTTTAGCATATGACGGAACTGATACATTTATATCATCCATTACAGAGGAATTCAGGGAAGAGATCACAGAATATCAAAAATTGCATAAGGATTATAATCTGAGCCTTAATGTAATGGATGCAATGGCAGATCAGAACCGGCAGGATATGCAGGCAGAACATTTACTTGACTTAAATTATGATATTCTCTGCGTTAATCTGGTGGAAAGAAATAAGGCATCCAACATAATAGCCATGGCAGAAAAAAAAGGAGTTCCGGTAATTTTCTTCAATCGTGAGCCTGTAAAAAAGGATCTAATGAGAAATGAAAATTTATATTATGAGGGTTCGGACGCGAAGGAATCAGCGATACTTCAGGCTGAAATAATAAAAGATGCATTTGATAATAATAAAATTGATAAAAACAAGGATGGAATAGTTCAGTGTGCAGTTCTTGAGGGTGAAATCGGGCATCAGGATGCGGTTATAAGGAGTGAAGTAGTACTTAAATCCTTAGAGGAATCAGGGATAAAGCTTGAACTGCTTACAAGTGCGGTAGCGGACTGGGATCGTGATAAAGCCAGAATGACAACATATGCGTGGATGTCGGACAGTGAAATAAATAAAAATCTTGAAATCATAATCAGTAACAATGATGCAATGGCACTTGGCGCGATAGATACACTGGATGCATTGGGAATTGATTCTATACGCGTTGTCGGGATCGATGGTATCAACGAGGCATTAAAAAGTGTGGAGAGAAAAAAACTTCTGGGAACTGTATTGTGTGATACATCAAAACATGCAGAGGCATTAATGAAGCTTGTAGATGCAGTTGTGATGCATAAGGAAAAAATGAAGGATTTAAATCTCGATGAAGGAAAATATTATAGAATTACTTTGGAAAAGGTAGAATTTAATGATTTATCTGCGGGACTAATATTGAATCCGTAA
- a CDS encoding sensor histidine kinase has product MGNLLKTILLKKVREQSFRKMIYKIFIFSTILEFVILNFFWIINHNTQYDRLVRQKQEILLNSGAKQLEEYISTLIDITDNVYFNILKDDFTSEEEKQLLFNYAYNSNSRYIKDIACFNMSGEAVMTAPQIKIKENVNVCDEEWFRAAVGNPENIAFSEPVVDDLYDFPTADYEWVIPVSRYLEISTGREKFEGVIVVNFNYSELTRMCKTLSNSIREYVYLMNDNGEILAHPYQSRYEEGFKPENNKELADLKDGSYKISFLGQRNIYALRTIGYTGWRLVSVYTASAEKENMAKWLIQVLFMISVFMIVILKFSEFISGMVSRPIGELEKSVGELAGGKLDTEVRVYGSIEVRSLAKSVNRLVCRIRFLMEEVRREQKLKRKSEMDSLQSQINPHFLYNTLDVITWMIEKGRNSDATEIVTALARLFRISISKGKNVITVENEIEHVRNYLLIQSRRYRDQFSYSIDIEEDVKNLSTVKLIVQPIVENAIYHAMEFMEDEGEIFIRAYRKGEDLYISVRDNGMGMTEEQQESLLKKPVESKRGNGIGIYNVNERIRLYFGIEYGIIINSEPDEGTEIILHMPAIEYGDWKE; this is encoded by the coding sequence ATGGGGAATTTGCTTAAGACAATTTTGCTGAAAAAGGTCAGGGAACAGAGTTTCAGGAAGATGATCTATAAGATTTTTATTTTTTCGACTATCCTGGAATTCGTTATCCTGAACTTTTTTTGGATAATAAATCATAATACTCAATATGACCGCCTGGTAAGACAGAAACAGGAAATACTGCTGAATTCAGGGGCGAAGCAGCTCGAGGAATATATAAGCACACTTATAGACATTACCGATAATGTATATTTCAATATACTAAAGGATGACTTTACAAGCGAGGAGGAAAAGCAGCTCCTTTTTAATTATGCCTATAATTCAAACAGCAGGTATATAAAGGATATAGCCTGTTTTAACATGTCAGGTGAGGCAGTCATGACGGCACCGCAGATAAAAATTAAGGAGAATGTCAATGTCTGTGATGAGGAATGGTTCAGGGCAGCGGTCGGTAATCCGGAAAATATAGCGTTTTCAGAGCCTGTGGTAGATGATCTTTATGACTTTCCTACAGCAGATTATGAATGGGTGATTCCTGTCAGCCGTTATCTGGAGATATCTACAGGAAGAGAAAAATTTGAAGGCGTGATAGTCGTAAATTTTAATTACAGTGAATTAACACGTATGTGCAAGACATTGAGCAATTCAATACGCGAATACGTCTATCTGATGAATGATAATGGGGAAATCCTTGCCCATCCCTACCAGAGCAGGTATGAGGAGGGATTTAAGCCGGAAAATAATAAGGAGCTTGCAGATCTGAAAGACGGGAGCTATAAGATATCATTTCTTGGACAGAGGAATATTTATGCATTGAGAACCATTGGCTATACAGGATGGCGGCTGGTAAGTGTCTATACTGCATCGGCAGAGAAAGAAAATATGGCAAAGTGGCTGATACAGGTTCTGTTCATGATATCGGTATTTATGATAGTGATACTGAAGTTCAGCGAATTTATATCGGGAATGGTGTCCAGACCGATCGGTGAGCTGGAGAAAAGTGTAGGGGAACTGGCAGGCGGAAAGCTGGATACAGAAGTAAGGGTTTATGGAAGTATTGAGGTGCGCTCACTGGCAAAGAGCGTCAACAGGCTGGTCTGCCGGATAAGGTTCCTGATGGAAGAGGTAAGACGTGAGCAGAAACTCAAACGCAAAAGCGAGATGGATAGTCTTCAGTCACAGATAAATCCGCATTTTCTGTATAATACATTAGATGTTATCACCTGGATGATAGAAAAAGGAAGAAACAGCGATGCCACAGAGATAGTGACTGCACTGGCAAGGCTTTTCCGGATAAGTATAAGTAAGGGAAAAAATGTCATAACTGTAGAAAATGAAATAGAGCATGTGAGAAATTATCTTCTGATACAATCAAGACGTTACCGGGATCAATTCAGCTATAGTATAGATATTGAAGAAGACGTTAAAAATCTTTCTACTGTGAAGCTTATTGTACAGCCGATTGTTGAGAACGCAATATATCATGCCATGGAATTTATGGAAGATGAAGGAGAAATATTCATCAGGGCATATCGTAAAGGAGAGGATCTTTATATAAGCGTTCGTGATAATGGAATGGGTATGACGGAGGAACAGCAGGAGTCCCTGCTCAAAAAACCCGTAGAATCAAAGAGAGGAAACGGTATAGGAATATATAATGTTAATGAGAGGATCAGGCTTTATTTTGGTATAGAGTATGGAATCATCATAAACTCAGAGCCGGATGAGGGAACTGAAATCATACTTCACATGCCGGCTATAGAGTATGGGGATTGGAAAGAATGA
- a CDS encoding glycoside hydrolase family 3 C-terminal domain-containing protein gives MRRNYQWRKSIAGLMASAMVATTVVSGAGITSLETAFAATTSTEVTEREKTNMEISKTAATQGMVLLKNENSILPLASGKKVALYGSGSVVTIIGGTGSGAVNQRESETVSIYDGLKDVYDITSADYLEAYLESYENQEDGYYKAGSGWWTPASSVERSLETDGAVDDTAKEADTALFVIRRNSGEGADREQEDDYELTDIEKANLEYLKSNFEHVVIILNVGGVIDTAEFADDEDVESVLLMSQAGMKSGEALAEILTGEVTPSGKLTDTWAKDYDDYPSSEDFSFNDDDTDTELYSEGIYVGYRYFDTFGVEPEYEFGFGKSYTDFSIETTSVEADENNVTVKAKVTNTGSSYSGKEVVQVYFSAPSGKLDVPYQELAAYGKTDELEPGKSQTLEISFKTSDMSSYSEDDAAYEMAKGDYLIRVGNSSRNTHVVAKINIGDDVITEQLSNQLMGDNDYNDVDDDLASEAASAESYSYTSEDSEISSAKTIAVSAEKLKLIDGDNASDVDDEVVTTYVSANTAEEDINNLPGSGKYEEKVEKIELSDDYRDKDLIDVYNDDISIEEFVTGLTNEEMSNIVEGYSSSSTDDPIVGAQANSVEGAAGETTQNYYESLGIPNTVLSDGPAGIRITQEYTDDDGTTQYQFAVAFPIGTLLAQTWDEEVVKEVGDAIGTEMAEFGVTVWLAPGMNIHRNPLCGRNFEYYSEDPFLSGTTGAAITNGVQSNPGVGVSIKHYVDNNQEENRSAVDNHISERAMREIYLKGFEIAVKTSQPLTVMSSYNKTNGTWSSENFDILEDVLRSEWDYKGMVMTDWGGMHHIEECMHAGNDLVMPGGSPEEVLSAVEDVEPTFSENGYVTTTSSYSWWTGKTTVTENWNDFTADKDGEAVVSTEFDALAEISANTVVTDGVDGYDELPDEMKTMIEEGSLTVTAVDEDTWLAEYKGTYSDNDMYLGDLQKCTIRVLKMIMASSQFADMNDFKAANYADTMKDYITSVYSVNKSEVETASSTEATSTTTVYTSADGTQYTITAPTNLPFSGRKMKIGGKKGLKVTVSVNGMNYLVKSAKMANSKAAGTASFTIKSLNRAKDANGNKITDKKAAKAASKAIKGQTISFTIKPVELESSKLYVKVKSNTVKKVKASLSDNNGKYKKYVLKKGTDYNLSSDGKTIELTGNYKGSIAVDSATKM, from the coding sequence ATGAGAAGAAACTATCAATGGAGAAAATCCATAGCAGGTCTCATGGCATCTGCAATGGTAGCGACCACTGTAGTTAGTGGCGCAGGTATTACATCACTGGAAACGGCATTTGCGGCAACAACTTCTACAGAAGTTACTGAACGTGAAAAAACAAATATGGAAATTTCAAAGACAGCAGCAACACAGGGTATGGTTCTGCTTAAAAATGAAAATTCTATACTTCCGCTTGCATCCGGTAAAAAAGTTGCTTTGTACGGAAGCGGTTCTGTAGTTACAATCATTGGAGGAACCGGATCAGGTGCTGTTAATCAGCGTGAATCAGAAACAGTAAGTATCTACGATGGACTTAAAGATGTATACGATATCACTTCTGCTGATTATCTTGAAGCTTATCTTGAAAGCTATGAAAATCAGGAAGATGGATATTATAAAGCCGGAAGCGGATGGTGGACTCCTGCATCGTCAGTAGAGAGAAGCCTTGAAACTGACGGCGCAGTAGATGATACTGCAAAAGAGGCAGATACTGCACTTTTTGTTATCAGAAGAAATTCTGGAGAAGGAGCAGACAGAGAACAAGAGGATGATTATGAACTTACAGATATAGAGAAAGCTAATCTTGAATATCTTAAATCTAATTTTGAGCATGTAGTTATAATCTTAAATGTTGGTGGAGTCATTGATACAGCAGAATTCGCGGACGATGAGGATGTTGAGAGTGTTCTCCTTATGTCTCAGGCAGGAATGAAGAGCGGTGAAGCTCTTGCTGAGATTCTGACCGGTGAAGTAACACCTTCAGGTAAACTGACAGATACCTGGGCTAAAGATTATGATGATTATCCGTCATCAGAGGATTTCAGTTTTAATGATGATGACACAGATACAGAGTTATACTCAGAAGGTATCTATGTTGGATACAGATATTTCGATACATTCGGAGTAGAACCTGAGTATGAATTTGGATTTGGTAAATCTTATACAGATTTCAGTATTGAAACAACATCAGTAGAAGCAGACGAGAATAATGTTACTGTAAAGGCAAAGGTTACAAATACAGGAAGCAGTTATTCAGGAAAAGAAGTTGTTCAGGTTTATTTCTCAGCTCCGTCCGGAAAGCTTGATGTTCCTTATCAGGAGCTCGCAGCTTATGGAAAAACTGATGAACTTGAGCCGGGTAAAAGCCAGACACTTGAGATTTCCTTCAAAACATCAGACATGTCCTCATACAGTGAAGATGATGCAGCATATGAGATGGCAAAGGGTGACTATCTGATCCGTGTTGGCAACAGCTCAAGGAATACACATGTTGTAGCCAAGATCAATATTGGTGATGATGTTATCACAGAGCAGCTCAGCAATCAGCTGATGGGTGATAATGATTATAATGATGTAGATGATGACTTGGCATCAGAAGCTGCATCAGCAGAATCCTACAGTTACACAAGTGAAGATTCTGAAATTTCATCAGCGAAAACAATTGCTGTATCAGCAGAAAAACTTAAGCTGATCGATGGAGATAATGCAAGTGATGTAGATGATGAAGTAGTTACAACCTATGTTTCAGCAAATACAGCTGAAGAAGATATTAATAATCTTCCGGGCAGCGGCAAGTATGAAGAAAAAGTTGAAAAAATCGAACTTAGCGATGATTACAGAGACAAGGATCTGATAGATGTTTATAATGACGATATAAGCATTGAAGAGTTTGTAACAGGACTTACAAACGAAGAAATGTCAAATATTGTCGAAGGTTACAGCAGCTCATCTACAGATGACCCTATTGTTGGAGCACAGGCAAACAGTGTTGAGGGTGCAGCCGGCGAAACAACACAGAATTATTATGAAAGCCTTGGAATTCCCAATACTGTACTTTCAGATGGACCTGCAGGTATACGTATTACTCAGGAATATACTGATGATGATGGTACTACACAGTATCAGTTTGCGGTAGCATTCCCTATCGGAACATTACTTGCCCAGACATGGGATGAAGAAGTTGTTAAAGAAGTTGGTGATGCGATCGGAACAGAAATGGCAGAGTTTGGAGTTACCGTATGGCTTGCTCCTGGTATGAATATCCACAGAAATCCTCTTTGCGGTCGTAATTTTGAGTACTATTCAGAGGATCCGTTCCTTTCAGGTACAACAGGTGCTGCTATTACAAACGGTGTTCAGTCTAATCCGGGTGTAGGTGTTTCAATCAAGCATTATGTTGATAACAACCAGGAAGAGAACAGAAGTGCAGTAGATAATCATATTTCAGAGCGTGCAATGAGAGAAATCTATCTCAAGGGCTTTGAGATCGCAGTAAAGACATCACAGCCGCTCACAGTAATGAGCAGTTACAATAAGACAAACGGTACATGGTCATCAGAAAACTTTGATATCCTTGAAGACGTACTTCGTTCAGAGTGGGATTACAAGGGAATGGTAATGACTGACTGGGGTGGAATGCATCATATTGAGGAATGTATGCATGCAGGAAATGACCTTGTAATGCCGGGAGGATCACCTGAAGAAGTTTTATCAGCAGTTGAAGATGTAGAGCCTACTTTTAGTGAAAACGGATATGTAACAACGACTTCATCATATAGTTGGTGGACAGGAAAAACAACAGTAACAGAAAACTGGAATGACTTTACCGCAGATAAAGATGGTGAAGCAGTAGTATCGACAGAATTTGACGCACTTGCTGAAATATCTGCTAATACAGTTGTGACAGATGGTGTTGATGGATACGATGAACTTCCTGACGAAATGAAGACAATGATCGAGGAAGGATCACTTACAGTAACAGCTGTTGATGAAGATACATGGCTTGCAGAGTATAAGGGAACTTATTCCGATAACGACATGTATCTCGGCGACCTTCAGAAGTGTACGATAAGAGTACTTAAGATGATAATGGCTTCAAGCCAGTTTGCGGATATGAATGATTTTAAGGCAGCAAACTATGCAGATACAATGAAGGATTATATTACAAGTGTTTATTCGGTAAATAAGTCAGAAGTTGAAACAGCATCTTCAACAGAAGCAACAAGTACAACTACAGTTTATACATCAGCTGACGGCACACAGTACACGATCACTGCACCTACAAACCTTCCTTTCAGCGGAAGAAAGATGAAGATCGGCGGTAAGAAAGGCCTTAAGGTTACAGTAAGTGTAAATGGAATGAATTATCTTGTTAAGAGTGCAAAGATGGCAAATTCAAAGGCAGCCGGAACAGCAAGCTTCACGATCAAGAGCCTTAACAGGGCAAAGGATGCAAACGGCAACAAGATCACAGATAAGAAGGCAGCAAAGGCAGCATCCAAGGCAATCAAGGGACAGACAATTTCATTTACAATTAAGCCTGTTGAACTTGAAAGCTCAAAGCTGTACGTAAAGGTTAAGTCAAATACCGTTAAGAAAGTAAAGGCTTCACTTTCCGATAATAACGGCAAGTATAAGAAATATGTCTTAAAGAAGGGAACAGATTATAATCTTTCAAGCGATGGAAAGACAATTGAACTTACAGGAAACTATAAGGGTTCAATAGCAGTAGACAGTGCTACAAAAATGTAA
- a CDS encoding RNA-binding S4 domain-containing protein → MRLDKYLKVSRLIKRRSVANEACDAGRVSINGKASKAGTEVKVGDTIEIAFGNKAVKVEVLAIEETVKKEQVKDLFKYV, encoded by the coding sequence ATGCGTCTGGATAAATACTTAAAAGTCTCAAGACTTATAAAGAGACGAAGCGTGGCAAATGAAGCCTGCGATGCGGGAAGAGTTTCCATAAACGGAAAAGCTTCAAAGGCCGGCACAGAAGTAAAAGTCGGCGATACAATAGAGATCGCATTTGGAAACAAGGCTGTAAAGGTCGAGGTTCTTGCTATAGAAGAGACAGTAAAAAAGGAGCAGGTTAAAGACCTCTTTAAATACGTCTGA
- a CDS encoding HU family DNA-binding protein yields the protein MNKTELVAAIAEKSGLTKKDAESALKAFTDSVEETLVKGDKIQLVGFGTFEVVERAAREGRNPQSGAVMKIPASKAPKFKAGKALKDAVNK from the coding sequence ATGAACAAAACAGAGTTAGTTGCAGCAATTGCAGAGAAGTCAGGTCTTACAAAGAAGGATGCAGAAAGCGCACTTAAGGCTTTCACAGATTCAGTTGAAGAGACACTTGTAAAGGGTGACAAGATCCAGCTTGTTGGCTTCGGTACATTCGAAGTTGTTGAGAGAGCAGCTAGAGAGGGTAGAAATCCTCAGTCAGGTGCTGTAATGAAGATCCCTGCATCAAAGGCTCCTAAGTTCAAGGCAGGCAAGGCTCTTAAGGATGCTGTAAACAAGTAA